The following proteins are co-located in the Triplophysa dalaica isolate WHDGS20190420 chromosome 2, ASM1584641v1, whole genome shotgun sequence genome:
- the LOC130436141 gene encoding B-cell receptor CD22-like — translation MATCFTISLMFLLMTADVDECPVFILLVIGSHHHTGPKQHINLFQCHQTCVLTHITEKRLYSGEWRGTPGVQLDVTDLQVETQQRVKEGDSVTLTCKTTCRLTEETTFIWYRNTQTLTEHTVNEFHLQSVSRHDSGVYRCAIRGSEPFAYSDVYLSVEYPPEKTSVSISSSGVIVEGDSVNLTCSSESNPPVHTYSWFKGGKFVGSGNIYSISNIRSDDSGEYTCWSKYIHGGKYSEAVMMDVMFAPRNVVASISSSGVIVEGDSVTLTCSSESNPPVHIYNWFKGEKFVGFGNIYRISSIRSDHSGEYKCKTRNKHGEKYSEAVKMDVIYAPRHVKVSISSSGVIVEGDSVNLTCSSESNPPVHIYSWFKENQTSSVGSGQTFSITNINSSLSGWFYCVAQNKHGSQRSAAVSLTVKGVQSSAVVSGIVAGCGGLFIIITFIILFIWKKRRDGGSEVNVQNQDNHFSGSTGAASANDVSLYSQVSANQREASVFADADDVQYASVQYIRNKDVMNEDKEDECQYMNFKMNPTSDPHRCADMIYSSVNFSTA, via the exons ATGGCGACATGTTTCACAATATCTCTGATGTTTCTGCTCATGACTGCTG ATGTTGATG AATGTCCTGTATTTATCCTCCTGGTTATTGGATCACATCATCATACTGGACCAAAACAACACATCAACCTGTTTCAGTGTCACCAAACCTGTGTTCTGACACATATTACAGAGAAAAG ACTATACAGTGGAGAATGGAGAGGGACTCCTGGAGTTCAGCTTGATGTCACAG ACCTCCAGGTGGAGACACAACAGAGAGTGAAAGAGGGAGATTCAGTCACTCTTACATGTAAAACCACCTGCAGACtgactgaagaaacaacattcatctggtacagaaacacacagacattaacTGAACACACAGTGAATGAGTTTCATCTGCAGTCAGTCAGTCGTCATGATTCAGGAGTCTATAGATGTGCTATAAGAGGATCTGAACCTTTTGCGTATTCTGATGTTTATCTCAGTGTTGAAT ATCCTCCAGAGAAAACCTCAGTGTCCATCAGTTCTTCTGGTGTAATAGTGGAGGGtgattcagtgaatctgacctgcagcagtgaGTCAAATCCACCTGTTCACACCTACAGCTGGTTTAAAGGAGGAAAATTTGTAGGATCTGGAAACATCTACAGCATCTCAAACATCAGATCGGATGACAGTGGAGAATACACGTGCTGGTCCAAATATATACATGGAGGGAAATATTCAGAAGCTGTGATGATGGATGTGATGT TTGCACCAAGAAATGTTGTGGCATCCATCAGTTCTTCTGGTGTAATAGTGGAGGGTGATTCAGTGActctgacctgcagcagtgaatcaaatccaCCTGTTCACATCTACAACTGGTTTAAAGGAGAAAAGTTTGTAGGATTTGGAAACATCTACAGAATCTCAAGCATCAGATCAGATCACAGTGGAGAATACAAGTGCAAGACCAGAAATAAACATGGAGAGAAATATTCAGAAGCTGTGAAGATGGATGTGATTT ATGCACCAAGACATGTCAAAGTGTCCATCAGTTCTTCTGGTGTAATAGTGGAGGGtgattcagtgaatctgacctgcagcagtgaatcaaatccaCCTGTTCACATCTACAGCTGGTTTAAAGAGAATCAAACATCATCTGTTGGATCTGGACAGACGTTCAGCATCACTAACATTAATTCTAGTCTCAGTGGATGGTTTTACTGTGTGGCTCAGAATAAACATGGATCTCAGAGATCAGCTGCTGTATCACTCACTGTTAAag GAGTTCAGAGTTCTGCTGTAGTTTCTGGGATAGTGGCAGGATGTGGAGGAttgttcatcatcatcaccttcatcatccTGTTTATATG gAAGAAAAGAAGAGACGGTGGATCTGAAGTTAACGTTCAAAATCAG GACAATCACTTTAGTGGATCAACAGGAGCAGCTTCAGCCAATGATGTTTCACTTTATTCACAAgtatcagccaatcagagagaaGCCTCAGTGTTTGCTGATGCTGATGATGTTCAATATGCCAGTGTCCAATACATCAGAAACAAAGACGTGATGAATGAGGATAAAGAGGATGAATGCCAGTATatgaactttaaaatgaatcCTACGTCTGATCCTCACAG ATGCGCTGATATGATCTACAGTTCAGTCAACTTTTCAACAGCCTGA
- the LOC130408775 gene encoding B-cell receptor CD22-like translates to MATCFTISLMFLLMTADVDGQQVWGVNYNSSYVCAVRGSTVRMSCIYPPGYWITSSYWTKTTHQPVSVSPNLCSDTYYREKVQCHANSITLTHVTEADKGVYYSIFTSRLYSGEWRGTPGVQLDVTDLQVETQQRVKEGDSVTLTCKTTCRLTEETTFIWYRNTQTLTEHTVNEFHLQSVSRHDSGVYRCAIRGSEPFAYSDVYLSVEYPPEKTSVSISSSGVIVEGDSVNLTCSSESNPPVHTYSWFKGGKFVGSGNIYSISNIRSDDSGEYTCWSKNIHGGKYSEAVMLNVMFAPRNVVASISSSGVIVEGDSVTLTCSSESNPPVHIYSWFKGGKLVGSGNIYRISSIRSDHSGEYKCKTRNKHGEKYSEAVKMDVIYAPRHVKVSISSSGVIVEGDSVNLTCSSESNPPVHIYSWFKENQTSSVGSGKTFSITNINSSLSGWFYCVAQNKHGSQRSAAVSLTVTGVQGSALYTVSGIVAGCGGLFFIIIIFIILFIKKRRTDSRAEHMNQTQTADWSDNTYTALNPASRTSADIYNTIRSDQCRAADGVYTTLELQSRSSEYDTIAVNTH, encoded by the exons GTAAGAGGCTCAACAGTGAGAATGTCCTGTATTTATCCTCCTGGTTATTGGATCACATCATCATACTGGACCAAAACAACACATCAACCTGTTTCAGTGTCACCAAACCTGTGTTCTGACACATATTACAGAGAAAAGGTTCAGTGTCACGCTAACAGCATCACTTTAACACATGTGACAGAAGCTGATAAAGGCGTTTACTACTCCATATTTACAAGCAGACTATACAGTGGAGAATGGAGAGGGACTCCTGGAGTTCAGCTTGATGTCACAG ACCTCCAGGTGGAGACACAACAGAGAGTGAAAGAGGGAGATTCAGTCACTCTTACATGTAAAACCACCTGCAGACtgactgaagaaacaacattcatctggtacagaaacacacagacattaacTGAACACACAGTGAATGAGTTTCATCTGCAGTCAGTCAGTCGTCATGATTCAGGAGTCTATAGATGTGCTATAAGAGGATCTGAACCTTTTGCGTATTCTGATGTTTATCTCAGTGTTGAAT ATCCTCCAGAGAAAACCTCAGTGTCCATCAGTTCTTCTGGTGTAATAGTGGAGGGtgattcagtgaatctgacctgcagcagtgaGTCAAATCCACCTGTTCACACCTACAGCTGGTTTAAAGGAGGAAAATTTGTAGGATCTGGAAACATCTACAGCATCTCAAACATCAGATCGGATGACAGTGGAGAATACACGTGCTGGTCCAAAAATATACATGGAGGGAAATATTCAGAAGCTGTGATGCTGAATGTGATGT TTGCACCAAGAAATGTTGTGGCATCCATCAGTTCTTCTGGTGTAATAGTGGAGGGTGATTCAGTGActctgacctgcagcagtgaatcaaatccaCCTGTTCACATCTACAGCTGGTTTAAAGGAGGAAAACTTGTAGGATCTGGAAACATCTACAGAATCTCAAGCATCAGATCAGATCACAGTGGAGAATACAAGTGCAAGACCAGAAATAAACATGGAGAGAAATATTCAGAAGCTGTGAAGATGGATGTGATTT ATGCACCAAGACATGTCAAAGTGTCCATCAGTTCTTCTGGTGTAATAGTGGAGGGtgattcagtgaatctgacctgcagcagtgaatcaaatccaCCTGTTCACATCTACAGCTGGTTTAAAGAGAATCAAACATCATCTGTTGGATCTGGAAAGACGTTCAGCATCACTAACATTAATTCTAGTCTCAGTGGATGGTTTTACTGTGTGGCTCAGAATAAACATGGATCTCAGAGATCAGCTGCTGTATCACTCACTGTAACAG gAGTTCAGGGTTCTGCTCTGTACACAGTTTCTGGTATTGTGGCAGGATGTGGAGGattgttcttcatcatcatcatcttcatcatcctgTTTATTAA GAAGAGGAGGACTGATAGTAGAGCAGAACACATGAATCAAACACAg ACGGCTGACTGGAGTGATAATACATACACAGCTCTGAATCCTGCGTCCAGAACATCTGCAGACATTTACAACACAATCAGA TCGGATCAGTGCAGGGCTGCTGATGGCGTCTACACGACTCTTGAGCTTCAGTCCAGATCTTCTGAATATGATACAATAGcagtaaacacacattaa